From a single Brassica napus cultivar Da-Ae chromosome C9, Da-Ae, whole genome shotgun sequence genomic region:
- the BNACNNG46790D gene encoding uncharacterized protein BNACNNG46790D: MEGKGRVGSSTSSLTTELFGSKDLSPPSSSSGMFSSIFPHRSKGVARDGPSSKHGSQAQRRESSTAQEDRVEPCHLSSSLYYGGQDVYSRSTTNQTYPTVRNERPRSGEDDANGQNSQDVSRGNWWQGSLYY; the protein is encoded by the exons ATGGAAGGTAAAGGACGAGTTGGATcatcaacttcttctttaaccaCAGAACTCTTCGGCTCCAAAGATCTTTCCCCGCCATCTTCTTCCTCCGGAATGTTTTCCTCCATTTTCCCTCATCGTTCTAAG GGTGTTGCAAGGGATGGTCCAAGCTCCAAACATGGCTCACAAG CTCAACGTAGAGAATCTTCAACTGCACAAGAAGACAGAGTTGAGCCATGTCATCTAAGCTCTTCTCTTTACTACGGTGGTCAAGACGTATACTCTCGATCCACCACCAACCAAACTTACCCTACA GTAAGAAACGAGCGGCCAAGAAGCGGAGAAGACGATGCTAATGGACAGAACTCACAAGATGTTTCAAGAGGAAACTGGTGGCAAGGTTCTCTTTATTACTAA
- the LOC106433307 gene encoding uncharacterized protein LOC106433307 isoform X1: protein MESTELQDIDYFSSFSDHTSPTFFTPTTSSLRSDSVSEDPDSPKPQNEEEDEYVEELTRQMANYMLQDDEKHQKSCSGGGGSGSPQSTLWSPFASGYSSPIGPSREPSPPLTPVTAMETQPVMIPFQSKQALIDDQIRSIQANFHKIKKEKDKQRTDDVLGHKARSYHQQQRPRSGVKAVFVDGSGSKTGSGGTGVFLPRSHGTVVETRKKSGCSTVIIPARVVEALKVHFEKLGVPSTFSFDIPPFHDALLVSMKNKNNKSSSSTRGQSGPLYMAETSAETHQEPPADLPHEWTY, encoded by the exons ATGGAATCTACTGAACTGCAAGACATAGATTACTTTAGTTCCTTTTCCGACCACACAAGCCCAACTTTCTTCACTCCAACCACAAGCTCCCTTAGATCTGACTCCGTATCCGAAGACCCGGATTCACCAAAGCCAcagaacgaagaagaagacgagtACGTGGAAGAGTTGACTCGTCAGATGGCTAACTATATGCTTCAAGATGACGAAAAGCATCAGAAG TCTtgtagtggtggtggtggctctGGCTCGCCGCAATCTACTCTTTGGTCACCTTTCGCCTCCGGTTACAGCAGCCCTATCGGTCCTTCCAGAGAACCATCGCCACCGCTAACTCCGGTGACGGCGATGGAGACGCAACCCGTTATGATTCCTTTTCAATCAAAACAAGCTTTAATCGATGACCAGATCCGATCTATTCAAGCTAAC TTTCATAAGATCAAAAAGGAGAAAGATAAGCAACGTACAGATGACGTGTTAGGACACAAAGCAAGGAGCTACCACCAACAACAGAGACCAAGGTCGGGCGTGAAGGCGGTGTTCGTTGACGGGTCAGGTTCGAAAACCGGGTCGGGTGGAACTGGAGTGTTCTTGCCGCGTAGTCATGGTACTGTCGTGGAGACACGCAAGAAATCAG GATGTTCAACAGTAATAATACCAGCAAGAGTAGTTGAAGCCTTGAAAGTTCACTTTGAAAAATTGGGTGTTCCTTCTACATTCTCTTTTGATATccctccttttcatg ATGCTTTGTTGGTGTCCATGaagaacaaaaataacaaaagtagCTCATCAACTCGGGGCCAAAGTGGACCATTGTACATGGCGGAGACGTCGGCGGAGACGCATCAAGAACCACCGGCGGATTTGCCACATGAATGGACGTACTGA
- the LOC106433307 gene encoding uncharacterized protein LOC106433307 isoform X2, with amino-acid sequence MESTELQDIDYFSSFSDHTSPTFFTPTTSSLRSDSVSEDPDSPKPQNEEEDEYVEELTRQMANYMLQDDEKHQKSCSGGGGSGSPQSTLWSPFASGYSSPIGPSREPSPPLTPVTAMETQPVMIPFQSKQALIDDQIRSIQANFHKIKKEKDKQRTDDVLGHKARSYHQQQRPRSGVKAVFVDGSGSKTGSGGTGVFLPRSHGTVVETRKKSDALLVSMKNKNNKSSSSTRGQSGPLYMAETSAETHQEPPADLPHEWTY; translated from the exons ATGGAATCTACTGAACTGCAAGACATAGATTACTTTAGTTCCTTTTCCGACCACACAAGCCCAACTTTCTTCACTCCAACCACAAGCTCCCTTAGATCTGACTCCGTATCCGAAGACCCGGATTCACCAAAGCCAcagaacgaagaagaagacgagtACGTGGAAGAGTTGACTCGTCAGATGGCTAACTATATGCTTCAAGATGACGAAAAGCATCAGAAG TCTtgtagtggtggtggtggctctGGCTCGCCGCAATCTACTCTTTGGTCACCTTTCGCCTCCGGTTACAGCAGCCCTATCGGTCCTTCCAGAGAACCATCGCCACCGCTAACTCCGGTGACGGCGATGGAGACGCAACCCGTTATGATTCCTTTTCAATCAAAACAAGCTTTAATCGATGACCAGATCCGATCTATTCAAGCTAAC TTTCATAAGATCAAAAAGGAGAAAGATAAGCAACGTACAGATGACGTGTTAGGACACAAAGCAAGGAGCTACCACCAACAACAGAGACCAAGGTCGGGCGTGAAGGCGGTGTTCGTTGACGGGTCAGGTTCGAAAACCGGGTCGGGTGGAACTGGAGTGTTCTTGCCGCGTAGTCATGGTACTGTCGTGGAGACACGCAAGAAATCAG ATGCTTTGTTGGTGTCCATGaagaacaaaaataacaaaagtagCTCATCAACTCGGGGCCAAAGTGGACCATTGTACATGGCGGAGACGTCGGCGGAGACGCATCAAGAACCACCGGCGGATTTGCCACATGAATGGACGTACTGA
- the LOC106433299 gene encoding copper transporter 3-like, with the protein MNDMMGGSSHAAPAPSPSAFFQHRRRHHGGMMHMTFFWGKNTEVLFDGWPGTSLTMYWVCLASIFVTSALSEWISRCGVMKVGPASFGGGLVQTLVYTVRACLSYLIMLAVMSFNGGVFLAAMAGFGLGFMIFGSRSFKDTGSNNNHTEIQSHC; encoded by the coding sequence ATGAACGACATGATGGGTGGATCTTCTCATGCGGCTCCGGCACCTTCACCGTCGGCGTTTTTCCAACATCGCCGACGTCATCACGGTGGCATGATGCACATGACCTTCTTCTGGGGGAAAAACACGGAGGTTCTATTCGACGGATGGCCAGGGACCAGTCTGACCATGTATTGGGTCTGCCTAGCCTCCATTTTCGTCACTTCCGCATTGTCAGAGTGGATTTCGCGATGCGGGGTCATGAAAGTCGGTCCAGCTAGCTTTGGCGGCGGGCTAGTCCAGACGTTGGTTTACACCGTGAGGGCTTGTTTGTCTTATTTGATCATGCTGGCCGTGATGTCATTCAATGGAGGAGTCTTCTTGGCTGCAATGGCTGGttttggattagggtttatgatttttgGAAGTAGGTCTTTTAAGGACACTGGAAGTAATAACAATCACACCGAAATTCAATCACATTGTTGA